The Danio aesculapii chromosome 7, fDanAes4.1, whole genome shotgun sequence DNA window GCAGGTATCTAAGAAATTGCTGCAGACATGTTTGTTGTGCCTTTATTTCACTgaagtgtatgttttttttaaggaaCCTCACTGAAAAGTCCACTTGAGGTCTTGCAGAAGACAGAAGAAGGCACTATAATAGGCTCAGGCCAAAATCACCTCATTAGTAGTCAACAATGGGAAAGCCAAGATCTGGCATTTAGGAAAATGTATGCAAAGTACCTCTGCACCAGCTCTGCAGGACCACCACAGCCGAAAGCAGAGGGTCCCAGGTAGATTTTATCAATTTTGAAAGTGAAGTTAGATTTTACTTTGATTTGTATGTATATAGTACAGAGTAAATCAGTTTTTTGTCACATTATGCATTCTTAAGGCCAATTCACATTGCACTAATAGATGCTGGCCAGTCTCAAATAGCCAGACTGTAAGACTGAAGACAGAAAGTCTTCATTGCAGCTTTCACTGGCCAAGGAGTGACCAGAGGCCCACTAACATGAAAGAAACCAACCACAGCTCATTATTTTAGCATCATGTTAGGGGgttaaaggaatatttcacccaaaaatgacaatttctcCAATCTCCATCATTTACCCACACTCAAGTGTGACTTGTAAACCAAAAAgtctaaacatttatgaatttctttcttttgttgatcataaaacaagatattctaaagaatatAGGGGGAAAGTAGTCAGTGACATCCATAGTGGGATCAAAAAAAGGTCATCGACaatgttttttccaacattcttcagtatatctttttctgttttcacagaataaagaaactcaaacaggtttggaacaagtggaggatgagtaaataatgacagaatttttgtttttgggtgaactgtccctttaaaatgtatttttcatgtcCCTATTATAAAAGACTGTCATGTAAAACTGTTGGATGTATTTGAAAGAGGCTATGCCATAAAACACATATATTTGAAAACCCATTATTTAGTTGATTATTATACGAGCTAGTCGGCTGCAAACACTGCAGCATTCATCTActgcaggcatgtccaagctcggtcctggagggccggtgtcctgcacagtttagttccaaccccaatcagacacacctgggctagctaatcaagcacttactaggctttctagaaacatccgtgcaggtgtgttgaggcaagttggagctaaaatctgcaggacaccggccctccaggaccgagtttggacacccctgatctactgTATGAGGGGCTTTGCCATCATGAAAGCTTTGCTTTGAGGCGGACTCAAGAATGTGAAATCCTGTGAAATGTATCTAATCAAATGATAACTTGACAGAATGTTCAGCAAGGGGTCTTTGGGTGTGATTCCAACCAATGTACACAATCCCCACCAGATTCCAATGTGCCACTTCTCAGACATTTCACAACCCAagaaacaataaatgaatgagtgagaaACAAGCTCAAACCAACGCAAACAGATATTTATTGCTATAACACACTAAtctaacaacaaaaacaaaagtattagggccctatcatacacccggcacaataaggcgcaaggtgtgtttggcgcaatttgttgATATTTTCACACAAGCGCAatcctaattttcccattttgcgccacattgtttaaatagcaaatccatttgtgccactttgtggactcatgggtgtgctggtctacaaaggaggtgtgttaagacgcattgttggcatgttgctattttgaagaacttaaatagaccgcaccattgaccaactaaaaagCGGGTCTAAAGTCTAGTGCAGAGTGCATTAGTTTTGCACCTATACAGGtttaaatgcttacacattgcttaatacacacaggatctTTACTAacgattaaaatgttacaaatattattattttctacgtAAATATAAAAAACCACTGCCACCATGCCTTCTTCAAGCCTCCAtgccttttttcagttcattcatgacaatttgtatagtgttattattattattagcagtattatttattatatgaatatttatatttgctttaataaaaacaagtttagatttgtccacctgttgggttttagacgtctgcatcaccatatggggcataaaaaaGAACGTGTGTTTTGATATAACTCACTTTTTTTATGACCACATTTCATTATCCGTTTGctgaaaattaaaactgaattttgaaatagttttaaaaaacaaatctttgcgcttaacaaactgaattaattatgtaggttaatggatgtcttcagtggagtgagtttccaccgtttccttatccacgaaagtaaaggagtacaGTAAagaataaagtaaagagaaagtaaagaggccgaatggtggaggctcattctttatacTTTCGCTGCAAATGGtctttttaactgttttctcactgaagcattcagtttttccacttacaaagtccgccatgtaaatagcaaatgcaccatggtgcgactcaactgactcttaaaaggaatgggagataagAATCTGATTGGTTTCATGcacctagatttaaaaaaaatggggCCCTTAGAATTAGGTTATGCTGGTGCATTGTGAACTGATCTTTACAGATTACTGAAGATCTTTTTATTTATAGCAGCTTTTGAACAAACACTATAAAGAAACGTGGaccaaaataattcacaaaattTGCACGGATTCTATTATAGTTCattgttttttaacattaaaagtgtTAAGACGAAGTTATGAAATATTATATGCAAAGAAGTATTTAAAGTGTTGCCCATCTGCAAGGCCATATAACACAATTACTGTACATCTGATTTGTCTTTTAATTATTAACTAGTTagcttaatatacagttgaagtcagaattattagccccctgaattattagctcccctgtttatttttttccccaatttctgtttaacggaaagaagatttttttcaacacatttctaaacataatagttttaataactcatgtctaataactgatttattttatctttgccatgatgacaataaataatatttgactagatatttttcaagacacgtatatacagcttaaagtgacatttaaagggctaattaggttaactaggcaggttagggtaattaggcaagttattttatcacgatggtttgttctgtagactattgaaaaaagtagcttaaaggggctaataattttgtccataaaacggtgattaaaaaatgtaaactgcttttattctagccgaaataaaacaaataagactttctccagaataacaaatattatcagacatactgtgaaaatttccttgctctgttaaatattatttgggaaatatttaaaaaagaaaaaaaaaaggggggggctaataattctgacttcaactatatatatgcctaaaataaaactgattaaCCAAAAAAGTTTATTAGTGTTTCCAAACCCATCTGATTTTATGATgtttctttaaatgtaaaattagctTTTTCCATATAGTGCAAGATACTAAAATTGCTTAACTACAAAAGACAAAgcttaaataaattctaaatttaaacaaaattttcAACAACATCCTGCCATTTATCATTATTCTTTTCTCATTTTTAGTTAAATCATTAGtagttttattcattttctacTTTTAGGTAATTTGTGgcctaattataataattaattcattatttttatttagttaatttgtGATCATGTTTTAACTAAAGTGAGGGGCTGAATTAAGATATAAGCATATATAAGCATACGGTGTGACAAATGAGAAACTGAGATTTGTCACTTTAGAACCACTAGAGGTTGTGAAAGGTGTCAAGagcagctttttaaaaataatttctgaGGCTATTTTTCCACATTGCAAAAATGGTTACAGTTTGCCCTTTTTTTTTGTTCCATTACAGCAACTGTACTTGTCACTTCTTATTTAATGACGGTTTTCATTCAGTGCCTGGGGAAGTGAAGGCAGCTGGAGGTGAGTCATGAACTCAAGAGATTATTTCACATGTACGTTTTTCAAAAATAGATAGTGTAATCACACTTTACAGAACAATCGCTTCTCTGAAAGCCTACCTTATGAatattcatttgaaatatttctttgggttatttttaaagatattccCATTTTATTGTGCCTGTGGTGGAACGGCAGTCGTAATCTCCTACAATATCTTTTGTTGAAGGCCCCTAAAGAGAAAGGTACTCCAGCAACTAAGATTTATACTGCATTAATTACTAAGTGAAACAAATGAGTTATTCATGTTTATAAATTATATCTGAATATGTTCCTGAATCAGATACTGAACCCAAACCAGATGTTTTATGGCCCAATGCCCAGGAAATCCTATGCTCTGCTGTCAGTTCCTGCACACGATTTATTGTTCTAGGGCTTGACAATCAACTTGTTACTATATGGGACCGACGGTTTGGTAATTTTCTTCAATGTTTAGTCATTTCATATGTTTGTATGATAAATATCTCAATGATTAGATTAAACCATGAACTACTGGGTCTATACACTGCCTCACAGATCATACTGAGATGAACAATGCTATGATTACAGGGTGTCCATATGCCAATATTGTGATCCCAGTAGACAGTGCCATATGCAGGATGAAGCTCCTTCTGCAAAGTGAACCATCAGTCAATCTTCCTCAGGGTGCCTATTTACCAACACTACAGTTAGTGCTGACTTGCAGAAGTGGGGCATGTTACAGTGTGTCTGCAGGAAGAGGAGGAGACACAAGCATTGTTGCACTTATTGAGAGGTATTAAATAGTGGGTTactgttattataatttaaaattctGCTATCTAATATCTAATATAGATCTGTTAGATTTAATAAGTAGATCAACGTCCTGCAGCACATGATAAGTGAAACCCTCTCCTTCCCCAGCTCCTCCTGTCCAGTCCTGCTAcagaatttgatttatttatgcatgtcttACCTGTTCACAGCAACAAGTGTATATATTGATTACAATCCATGCTCAtagtggatatgtacccctgtatatattttttggagaGTGCAAAATACGCCCCTAgaggtttttttgttgttgttgcagtttttgtttttgcgaatccaacagaggccgctgtgtacactgtTTGATATCTCAGATTtgtcttgcaagtgccattcaccaCTGCTCTTCTAGCGTACATCCACCAGATGTcaatgtcgactgactgactgaccaaccaaccgaccgatcaccctacccaccctcttccctaaacccaactaatagtgttttgaaaagcagtccagtaaaagaaaagccctcacgacCGCttgatttttttcatgttttcagatcttaccacgttctcaccctgttatttagttgtttatttattttttgcctgttgattttgttttacttgctttctggaactgttcttcaccagacttggaCTCCGTCATCGCGGACAACTTCGCTCTGTGTCTCAGGTCCGCCGACATATGCCGCAAATGCGGCGAGCCACTAGGCAAACTgataacagtggaaaagctgtccacatggaggtgagaggtcagctggtagcacgaaatGAAACAGAAGCCGTTGGCAGTGTCATACTGCTCCGTATTGTTACTTTGtaagatgaaatacagccatgcctggctacataatttgtgctctcctgaaatgtatacacTGGTACGTATTTATAATGAGCTTGTGTTAATTGATTAGCAAGTCCAAAGTTGCTCCACAGTAGCAGCAAGGATACCCTGCCAAGACCATATGCATTAGCATTGCCGTTTCCATTACCATGCTAAAGCTATTTCAGTTGTCAGGTTTGGAATAAATATAATGACTTTTTTCCATCAGATCTGCAGACGCAAGCAGTTCTGTCACTTTTGCTGGACCTGTGCCATTCCTGAAATGTCTGGTAAGGTAAAATCTAACGGCAAAATTCATTGTCAGACATGTTAGTTTCAGATATTTGAAGGTTTAAAGTCATTTTATAACAAAGCCAAAAAAGTACTAATTACTGAAATGATTTACAGGCTTTGTTGATGCAAAGGAATGGGAGAGTATCTTTATGGGAAATAGAGGATGGAGAACCAATGTACATCTTAAACCTGCCTCACACTCATGTATCTGGCTCACTCAGAGaacctgtgtgtgtgcttgagccACTCCAGCAAAAACTCTATATTGTTGGTAAGCTTCACACAAATGACACTTCTCcatcattttaatgtaaatgtacacCATAATGGCCGTTCATGCAGAATGCATTTTTACACTCCAACgcgctacttttctattgttttcttATGTGAACCCACACTGGACAGACATGTTTGACCATTACACTCTGGACTTGCCTCTTTTGAAGCGTTGCACATGTGAGTGCTTCATTTTTTTAGATACCGTGTCAGGTTGAAAGGTCTTTCACACACAGagcagctcatcactgtcaggCCCAAAAGCAATGGATCAATCAGAAGAGCTTGGAGGTGGGGCAACTGTTGCGAGCTGTTTGTAGTAGAAATttggcatgacaactgttttatttcgCGTTATGTCATGGTGGAGGAGGCATTCATTGTGGCTTTGTCCAGATATCCTAAGTTATGTGATGTATCTTCATGTGCTTATCATAATATATTGATTTCCTGTTTCTAATGGGTGTGTTATTGTTGGTATAACATTACGTTCATAACATCGCATCACGTAGACCTCACGCTGTGCTTTTGTTAAACTCATTCCTGAGCACTGCGTCAAGCGTTTTAGAAGCAAAGACACATTCAGTGTGAATGAGTCATAAGGATGCTTGATTGTTGCACTCATGTCCtcctttacagaaaaaaaaatgacacaacCTTCGCatgtttattgacatttttaatacttaAAAAGATCTTAATATCATAGATCTGaatacctttttatttttattgatgggTTTGATCTTGGTGACATaaatctgctacgctgctgctgctttgattattatggcagagcaagtatcAAGATTTGCTACCACCAGTATATTGACAGACATGTAGTCTGAAAATATAACACACTgttgctgcaaacataatatattatatataatattcataatagCCTTCGCGAGGTCGCATAGCCCTCCCCATGGCTGATGGTAACGCACACCTCTCAATAAAtataactacacatcgcaacaacACGTAGCGCATAGCTCTGTGAATGGTCGGCTTGGCACCAGTGACGAGCATGGGTGGTGCTAAGAGCTGCATacctgatggagcgagtgtttacaagtgttgagtcctgtgaaggagctatAAATGGAGacttttgtgttgtgtttaccttatcattaaagttgttgcacgtccgccggttcccacctaAGAATGAGTGagatttagctacttgtacattaaggtagcgttcagaaaaaacaaaacacccgctagaaaactcgacacagaggaacataaaaacctactgccagctagcatttcgtaagcgttattgcagagcaacacaaacagcacacagaagtataaatgcatgactttgtgcaaggcaggcaccgtgggtcacACCAATCACTTGACAGAAATATAAATCAACCTTTACCCCTGTAGCAGATCTGAACTCAGGTGGAGCTTTggtggaggagggtctctgaAAACATGTTCCTAGCTTAACTACACtgaagggggtcacacaccagaagcgccgctcagtgccatgcattttagaattctaaacataggtttctatcagggtacacacatcgGCGCTGCAAGTTGGCGGCTGTCTGCAGCACCCAGCCATgatactgttcatatttctgccccGCCACAGAgagccatctgaatagtttcattttaaatagcacgCAAATGTGCGCGTCTGTTGTGCGATTTAAATGCCCTTGAGGCATATAAAACATTGAGCAGCACGCTCATTGGCTGCTGAGGGAACAATATACTGCGCAATATAGTTGATCATTTAGGAGCAGATTAGGCATGACTTATCAGCCTGTGTGCGCATAGGGTTTCATGACAGaacttttaatgtgttttattctaATATCTGAAGTTCTTAATCAGAATGCTTTCTGAATCAACATGTTGCCAAATTATTTACTGAGTTAAAGTGTCACctgctttgtttgttttaggTGATAGAAAAACACCCCTGGCAAAggtgatcaacagggaagagAATGACAGCTCTCTCTTCGTCTTCAGCTTCTCTGAATGTTCTTTGTTGGATCAGCACCGAGTTGTAAGACCAGCTGTAACTGAAAAAGTAACCAAAGCAACACTCTTGGATTTGGAGGAAGCCTGCAACCTTTACATTAAGGAAAGGTTCGTGAAAAATTAGTATAATTGTATAATACATTTAGTAAGGGATAATGTATAATTAGctggttgttatcgcagaataaacaCATAGTTACTAGGCCTTGAAGGGGCTATTTTGTGATAACAACTCCACTTtctgaaacacacaaaaaaaatcagctAAATGCATATTAttctgcttattacatggctacttaaGCAAATAAACCATAGTAGTTTATTAGCTCACTGAATGCAAAGGTTACACACAGAAAGCAGCTAAAAATATGCAGTAAGTTCAACATTTAAACTAGACCAACAGCAGCCAAGCCACTAGTTAGACACCTTGGAGGCACTAGTTCCACTTAAAAATTTAATGGggacaaaaaaaatgttgatttgtAATTAAGCTGTTTTAAAATCTTACTTGCACAAAACAGTCATCTAACTGACACAGTGAACAGAGCAATTTTACAATACTGCAAACACTAAAGTCCTTCGAttaaatttgtaatattattaatgactATTAGAACTAAGATTGCTATAATAATTGTCATTATTATAGTTGTGGTTTGGGCTCTGCTATTTTTactataaacatattttatatgtgaAGATGGCCTAAAAtacttactgtattttacatgtgtaatgtttttgtgtgtgtagagCTGACTCGTGGAAAGAGATGGACAGAAAATTGGCTTACCAATGGGAGCAGCTACTGAAGCATGGTATTAAATAAAACACC harbors:
- the wdr93 gene encoding LOW QUALITY PROTEIN: WD repeat-containing protein 93 (The sequence of the model RefSeq protein was modified relative to this genomic sequence to represent the inferred CDS: inserted 1 base in 1 codon); the protein is MAVNVKTVLKIPELSDHSSCEDDDENHFTDLQQPDDNLTESDKLLNNLAGSAEVITEQEKIKKNEQVARQTTVLNATTEIKLPSRTNCMIGSDDGLYLFLGHTHGMSVISTSTFTCVKTWQDERVEITSISCASLGNVTHLLGTVDDIGIARVFVHHKENIYLIKVINETDDINQRNICAKFEVCRSGAFGAAVMMCKFPIKICTYNXKNNITDSLMPSSYIVFEANGSVWLDLYRFPKEMWLKELEAKQATQSPRATEAKLSPVVLLMKIKPPEIPAGTSLKSPLEVLQKTEEGTIIGSGQNHLISSQQWESQDLAFRKMYAKYLCTSSAGPPQPKAEGPSNCTCHFLFNDGFHSVPGEVKAAGDIPILLCLWWNGSRNLLQYLLLKAPKEKDTEPKPDVLWPNAQEILCSAVSSCTRFIVLGLDNQLVTIWDRRFGCPYANIVIPVDSAICRMKLLLQSEPSVNLPQGAYLPTLQLVLTCRSGACYSVSAGRGGDTSIVALIERSADASSSVTFAGPVPFLKCLALLMQRNGRVSLWEIEDGEPMYILNLPHTHVSGSLREPVCVLEPLQQKLYIVGDRKTPLAKVINREENDSSLFVFSFSECSLLDQHRVVRPAVTEKVTKATLLDLEEACNLYIKERADSWKEMDRKLAYQWEQLLKHGIK